The window TAATCAAAGTCAGTTCAAGGGAGAAAGTAGTGCAGGACACACAACTAGTCCAACTAGCACATCGCATCTCTTGGTTTCAGAATAAATCTGAGCAAGAACAATTCCACTCCATCCCAGAATGTCGCTTTTCTGGGACTGGAGCTGAATTCCATGGCGATTGCACGGTCATCTGTCAGAAGAGCACATTCTATCTCTAATGAACTGTCTctcacagttcaaagagggagcgaGCGTGCAGCATCGCATTTGTCTCAGACTTTAGGGCCTCATGGCCTTCAGCCATCCATGATTTGCCCTTGGGACTTTTGAGGATGAGAGCTTTCATGAAATGGATTTCGTCTCTTCATCTCAACCCTCTGTGTGATCTCCGTCACGATATTACAGTGACCCGCGCTTGCACATCAGTATTGCGCCACTGGACGAGTACAGAGTTTTATGCACATGGGATGCCTCTAGGGGTGGTTAAGTTATGAAAAGTGGTAACGACAGACGCTTCCCTATCCAGGTGGGGTGCCACCCAGGAGGGCAGAACAGTGAATGGGATGTGGCTGACCAAACTATGCTCAGCTCACATAAATTATCTAGAGCTCCATAGTGTATGGAAGGCTCTAAGACATTTTTTGCCTCGCCTTCAGGGGCATCATGTTCTTGTGCACTGCGACAATACCACAGCCATAGTGCATATCAATCGCCAAGGAGGGATGCGCTACCCTCAGCTTCACTGCCTAGCCCACAAATTTTTGGTATGGAGCAGTCAGCATTTCCTGTTGTTTTGTGTGACTCATGTCCCGGGTGTTTTGAACTCAGGCATGGATCTCCTGTCAAACTCTCTCTACGTAGAGTGGCGACTCGACCCTCAGGTAGTGTGCATGTTATGGGAGAAATTCTGTTGGGCTTCCGTTGAGCTCTTCACCTCTTGCAAAAACGCCCATTGTCCAACGTTCTTCTCGCTAAAAGACAAGGACGCCCCACTCGGTGTAGGTGCACTGGCACATCTATGGCCAAATGTGCTGCTCTATGCCTTTCCCCCCTCTCAGCTTGATTTTTCCCACTCTAGCCAGAGTGAGAGAGCAGAGCTTGACACTAATTCTCATAGCACCCAGATGGCCCAAAGCACCGTGGCTGGCAGAGATAATTCACCTCCTTCATGCCCAGCTGTGCCCATTCCCATTGCACACAGACCTCTTGTCTGAGGCAAACTGAGAATATACCACCCTCACCCAGACAGGGTGGCGCTATGGGCCTGCCCTTTGAAAGGTCCAACCTGAAAACACTGTGGCTTCCCCCTGAGGTGGTCGCCACTATACAACATGCTAGGGCCTTGTCCACGAGGTCTTTGTATGATTGTAAGTAGCGGGTGTTTGAAAAAATGGTGTAATTCACATAATTTGGTGTCATAACAGTGTTCAGTCACAGAGATACTATGCTTTCTGCAAAACCTTTTTGACCATCAAGTTTTACCTGGCAGCCATTTCTGCTTCTACACTGGCTTCAATGATGCAGCAGTAGGGCAGCATCCTCTCATTTGTAGATACATGAAGGGTGCTCGCCATTCTGTGCCAGTTACTAGAAAGCTTGTTCCTGAGTGGGACCTCTCCATGGTGCAGGCAGCTCTGTTACAGCAGCCTTTTGAGCCCTtggagaatatttctttaaagttgTTGTCTTACAAAAACAGCTATACTCCTGGCACTGGCATCAGCCAGACATGTCAGTGATCTGCATTCCCTTTCTATACATCCTTCTTGTACAAGATTTTCCCCAGGCATGGAGAAGGTTTCTCTTAGACCCAATCCAGCCTTTATGCCTATGTGATTCTCTAAATTCACAGGGGAGGTATTAGAGCTCAGCGCTTTCCATCCACCTCTGTGGAGGATCTTGTTTCCTGCACTCCACATGTATATGCATAGGACTGAGACTATCAGACAGAGCAACCAGCTATTTGTCTCATGGGCTTCCTCCCACTTAGGAAAACCCATTTCTAAACAATGCCTTTCCCATTGGTTTGTGGAAGCAATATCTTTGGCATATAGCTCTAAGGGTCTCCAGCCACCCTCAGGCCTTAGGGCCCATACCACAAAAGGGATGGCTGCTTCCTGAGCTCTATTTCAGGGAGTCTCTCTGCAAGACATTTGTTCAGTTGCATGTTGGGCTTCCCCCCAAACATTTGTCAGGTATTACTGACTTGATGTCACCAGAAACCCAGTAGTGCATGCATTTTTGGGTGTGGATTCTTCATAATGGGTTCACCCATATCCCTTTCTCCCTCACACTGTGTACGTGTTACCCCACATGTTTCACTCCAAGCACAATGCATGCCCTCTTCTCCCTACTTTGTTATGTTTATGGGTTATAGAGCCTGCTAATATTATAAAGGATGTGTCAGGCACCGCCTTTAATTAGGAGACCATCCTTTTGGCTGACAGCATCTCCCTGTGAGTGTATAGGgcaaatgaggaattgtcaagtcaagtcatttttatttgtatagcgcctttcacaacacacatcgtttcaaagcagctttactgaaaatcatgcattaacagaaaatgaaactgtaatatctataaagtcttagagtcattattgtgtagtttgattaaatacaattatgaagtgtgtataaaaataagtaattaaataataattgtatttagaaacccattgagcaagccgaaggcactTTGTcaacttgggagaaaccaggctcactgtgggtgccagttcctgtctggctaacagcatgaatatgatgccaatattacttatttatgtgcagtgcaagtcatggtttaaaattattaaactaagagttaaaggccagtgtttaaacaaggattctgtaagaactgtaagattaatgactaatatctttgaagttcatcctgtattaactgcagaagttcatatagattcattgtcctttgtttgttgtctgatgaaggcttttgttggcaatttattgatagtctatgtattccattttaagagtgtagtccatcattagaccaaggtgatgcaggccgagatcagagAGGTGCTTTGCAggtcaaccggccggtaatttcggtgaggtctatcctaattccaaggttcaggcaaaattacttacatttttttctgtttctcacccacacctattatactgcttttgaagatatggatttaaacactggagtcatatggattactttatgtttcccttatgtgatttttggagctacaaaattctgatcaccattcacttgcattgtatggacacacagagctgagatattcttctaaaaatcttttcttttttttctgctgaagaaagtaattcacatctgggatagcatgagggtgagtaaatgataagagcattctcatttttgggtgaactatccctttaatcagccAGTTAGTTTTCAATTGAGTATGAGTTTTATGGAAATATAACCATCAAGCTTGTtggttttgctttattttatacaGTAGCTAGATAATCAACTTcctgtatttattttctttttgtacaTGTTTTTCAGCAGTGGATTTGCTTGACATCACAGAAGATCATTGGACAGTTACTCATGCAATcaatataaacaaaacacaatttcTTTGAGTTAAAGCCCTCCACTTCTGTTTGTTCTTTTCAGCGTGTTATTGGGCTATAAAGTCTTTCATGAGCCATTGGTCACAGTAGGTCCTGATGCAGGAAGCTGCCTTCCTGATTCTAATTTCCCAGACAAAACAATGTAAATGGTGATAATAGGTTAATGGCAAGAGGGGATAAAATTTTGagatttataaataaactttatttatttaagacTACATATCTATATTGCAACAGGTCAATCAGATATCTGACcatattttaaaaagcaaatatattcctttaaagttgagAACGGTTAAGCCTACACTGTATTGTTAAATAGTTTTGTTGACATTGTTATTATACCACATCATTGAGGTCCTTAGCATTTGTAATAAAACTGCtacatgaatgtaaatgtaacctaaaatgtaaatgtaaaatcttgCCTATATTGGACTGATAGATGTAGGAATGGTAGTCTTCCTTTGTTCTCACATaatgcttttgctttatgcatcAATTATGAAAGGACTGTTTTGCAAGAGTGTATGAATTTAACATCTATTATGAAGTTTAAATCTGTGGTTTGAAAATGGGGTAATCCTCAGCAAATTTCCAAAAGCTCCTTATGGAGGTGAGGACACGGTCGAGcattcgtctggggagagaggaagcggtaaaggttttcacctgagatgaattgctggtaattgctgtttctatgttcgcagtaagagacgggggaaataaaaggaGCCCAGTCCatagagtgggagagagagaaacagacgccacaaagctgtgtgtgtgagattgggAGAGAAACCGAAGCTATTTTGTGTGTTGGCCATTGCTGTAATGACTTTTCTTTGAAGCTTCACCGTTACGCCTTGTGCTAACGTGTTTTCTTTTCATAAGAATAAAGAGTGACATACCTGAGTTGAAATCGCCATATCCCACTTCCTCATTCATTGAACCTTGTGACActgtgccaaaacctgggaatcGAGGAAGAATGATACACTGTCATGGAGTCATTGCTGCTGGAGGAAGTCttccagtccctcgccagcatccaccagagaCAACACTAGGCCCTCATGGATCTTCGGAGAGAGAAGCAACAGCATTTCAAGGTACTCCTTCTGGCCCAGGAGCAAGACCGGCGGGTGCTGCGGAGCTTAGTACCCCAGGAGGGGCGGCCACTGCGTCCCCAGCAGTAGTGCACCCCCACGTTTTGCTCACTAAGATGGGGCCCCAAGATGATCCGGAGGCATACCTTAAGCTCTTTGAGCACACTGCCGAAGCTCTGAAGTGGCTGCTGGAACAGTGGGTGGTGCACCTTctgccactgctgaccgggaaaGCCtgatccggatccccgacaccccACAGACCACCTTCGACCGAGCAGGGATgtaccagatacctgtgagtattaaggggggtacatactaaaccttggtggattcaggttgtaatcaaacctccattcatcaatgcttggttcaaaccGGGACATTGGAGGTAAATAATCGGGTGAgttgtgtgcacggggatattcatgattatcctgtagtgactgtcaCAGTAATGTTCTGGGGACAAAATCATAATATTGAGGCGGTGGTTAGTCCTTGCCTCACCCATCccttttgggaactaattggctggctttttgatcattattgaaggggttgtttgtgaatggttcctgtgagaaagtgaatctgtGTGGGATGTGGAAAGTGCTGGCTGGGAAGGCGTGGCCTGGGCTGTCTGTTCTGCTCCACATCAGGCTGACACCGGGGAAGGGGAAGTGTCATCCTCCCCTGCCCTTAGGAATTCCCggtaggggatttccctctagaacAGTCACAAGATGAAACACTGAGGCACACGTTTGACCAAGtgatagtgattgatggtcaacgtcttcaGCTGGGCatcgcactcacatatccatatttttcaattataaaaaatctttatatagagtgacacaggacactcgcacgaaagaagatacaacccagttgttggtaccaaagagccgtcaggaaatgttattccaggcagctcatcataatccgatggtaggccacttgggacaggggaaacactaagccgtctcatggcctgtatctattggccgggcattcacggggatgttcgccagtgatgtgcggcatgccatgaatgtcagctgatgAATCCGGCAgccactccaaaagcaccattgcgcccccttccgttgatcgaggttcctTTTGAATTAATCGTCGGGCCATTGGAACGGACAGCACATGGACATCGCTTTGCGTTAGTCCTGGTGAATTacacaacgcgatatccggaagcagtgccgctgcgcaacatctcagcacataatGTTGTGGAGGCACACTTCAAtattatctcctgagtggggattccaaaagaaatcctcactgatcagggcactcattttatgtcacgtacactacacgagctgtacgaattactgGGTAATAAATCGATTTGGACAAGTGTCTACCACccacaaatggatggcttggtcgaacgatttaatcaaaccttaaaaaatattattcgtaaattcgtgcacgaagatgctctaagtggctcgaacccctgttatttgcagtacgagaggtcaccagcccgctgactgatctcactaaaaagggagctccagacccggtccagtggatggagccatgccaacaagcattcacgcaggtaaaagctgcactttgttttgcagacggatgcatcggacagggggctgtTTGCTGTACTGTCCAAGGtgttggagggggaggagcgcctggtgctgtacattagtcgaaaACTCTTTATGAGAaagacgaagtacagcaccatagagaaggagtgcttggccatcaagtgggcggtcctcactctccgctactatttgttgggacgagcattcaccctctgtttggaccatgccccgctccaatggTTCCtctgcatgaaggatgccaacgtctggatcacctgttggtatctggcactccagccgtttaagttcgaggtggtccacaggctggggctgcagatggctgtcgtggacttcctctccagaagggggtgggggggagtaGGCAGACCGGACAGGGTGTATGTGGAGGctagggcgtggtcgagcgttcatctggggagagaggcagcagtatGGGTTTTCACCTAAGATTAATTGCTGGTAATTGTTGTTtctatgttcgcagtgagagacgggggaaataaaaggtGCCCAGTCCatagagtgggagagagagaaacagatgcCGCAAAGCTGTTTGTGTGCGTGAGACTGGGAGAGAAACCAAAGCTATTTTGTGTGTTGGCCATTGCCATAGTGGCTTTTCTTTGAAGCTTCACCGTTACGCCTTGTGCTACCGTGTTTTCTGTTCATAAGAATAAAGAGTGACatacctgagttggaatcgccttctcccgcttcctcattcattGAACCTTGAACTCCTTTTGGTTTATGTCTTTTCAAATGGCACTTTGGAGATCGTACAGCTGAGCTTAATGGAGTGTTAATGGTGTTGCTTAGCTTTTGAGAAGAGCTCTTATGCTAATGAGAGTaccaactgaaaacatttccaaATGAACAACATACACCACTCAATGCTCTATTTTTACTGACCTCTTACTGTGAGAGAAGACAGTGAAAATTAACCATAAAACTTGAAGTCTGATGGAGGGTACTTCACACTTCATTGGACTCTTTAGAAATTTTAATTCTATTCTGTTAAACAGGAGTTAGATCATTACAATAAAAATCATGTGAATATCTATGTTCTCCCACAAATTTTATGGTTGCTAACTGGATTGTTATTCTTTAAACAACAGACCACAAGCTGATTACTGATATCTAGAGTATGCTGCACTCCATTGGAGGTTAAAAGTGCATGGGTTTTACATATTACTGTTACAGTAAtaaggtgaatctcacaaaacctgtcaatacaaatgtaatattttactcTAAAGATAAAAATAAGAGATTGTATTTTGCATGTAGAAAATGATGCAAATTTTAGgacaattataatttttgcaCTACAATCAAGCACAACCCCAATCTCATGTCATAACTGCAATGCCAAAAAGATTCGTCAAATTCTCATAATTGTAATATgaaaaaaatctattatttaaattatgtatttgctGCACTCTCGTTAAATTGtgctaataaattataaatatatatacacagtatatactatatatatatatatatatatatatatatatatagagagagagagagagagagagagagagagagagagagagagagagagagagagagagagagaaaataatgagaaacatcaatgtaaaaacatagtaacgggttagctttattttattttgtgcattttattggGGTGATATGACAGGAAATTTTTTTTgacataaatttttttatttttctgttatatcCATATAGGGCACTATTTTTGTAAAGCATTCTGCAGaatttatattttcacattttacatcTTCAAACTAtcttattaacttttttttttgttatctgaTCCAACAAAAGAAATCCCATGAGGTGGCCAATTCTGTCCCTTTGTAGGTAGGTTTATCAGTGGTTGCTTAAAACGCCAGAGAACAGATGTTCTTAAAATTACAGACCCTCTCCTCAGCCATTCTGTTCAGTGGGAGATCAGGTGGAGATTTTGTTTTGGCAACTTGACAGACCTTCACTCCACTTCAGCTCTAACCCTCCCCCACAGAGTGGATGGGGGtggaggggtgtgtgtgtggccactgGAGAGTTGCAAGAAGACAAGTCAGACTCATTAAAAGAGATGATTAAGGTTTAATTATGAAATAGTCAAAATGCAAAAATTCTGACATgcttaaattacaaaaaaaaaaattaaaaacaatttacaGTGTGAGCTaccttattttaataaatattagaaAGCTTATCTGAGTAATGAAAGCAAAGTACACATACACAAAAGGCAAACAATGATACACGTTCAAATAATTTACACTACGCATTCTTGATCAGACAAACGACTAGGCAAAAGTTCGCTAAGAATTGAGAAGAACATCTGCATGGCAAGTATACAGACTGTCAAGGCTCTGCCTTTAGGTCCTGCAATAgatatttaaaaagtacaaagagTACATAGATTaaattatgtcattgaataaaaatgttcacaaacatccgAAAACACAGCTTGTGTTTACAATGTACAAAGTGTAGTAAAGTCCTTTTAAAATTAAAGCTTAGTCATCCATGTAGGACAGTTTTATGTACAAAGTGTTAATTAACTGGAGAGGACACTGGATGACTCTGATTCTGTAGATACAGACGATATGGGGCCTCTTTTCATGGTCAACATCTTGTGACTCGATCTACTGCCGATGCGCACAGAACTACGGGCAAATTTTCTGAATTTGACTCCCAGGAAAGCATAAAGAATTGGGTTCAGACAGCAGTGGAAGTAAGCCAGTGCCTCGGTAATGAAGATCCATTTCTGCACACCCTGTTCCAGGAAACAGCTGTGAGAAACAACGTTCAGCATCATCAGAGTGTCCACCAGGATGCCAACACAGTAGGGCAACCAGCAGATATAGAAACAGAGGATGAGGATGACAGTGGTCTTCAGTGCCTTCTTCTTTAGGGCCTGACCCCTGGAGTTTTTGGAGAGTTTAGAGATGAGAATACAGTAACAGGTCAGGATGACCAGACCAGGCAGCAAAAAGCCAATGATGAGGTGCTGGAAGCGGAAAACAGTCTTCCACACAACATTGGCCTGCTGTGGGTAGTTGAGCTCACAGATTGTGTTTTCACCAGTATTGCGTACTTTGGCGAACACTAGATCAGGCACAGTCAGCAGGGTGGCAGGCAGCCAAACTCCAAGGTAAATCACCCGTCCTGCCAACAGTTTCCTGAGCCACTGGCTGTTTGTGGCACGGACCACGGCCAGATACCTGTCCAGGCTGATAAAGGCCAAGATCAGCACACTGCTGTACAGATTCAGAGTGTAGATCATGTTGACTGTGACACAGAGGAATCCCCCGAAATGCCATCCACTGGCTGCATCCACAGCCCAGAAGGGCAGAGTCAGGACAAACAGGAGATCAGCGATGGAGAGGTGCAACCTGTATTTGTCAGTCATGTTCTTAGACTTCTTTTGGTAGCCCATCACAAGCACCACGAGTCCATTGCCAACGATTCCCAGGACAAAAATAATCCCATATATAGTGGGGAGGAAAATTCTCTGGAAGTCATCGCTATCCGCGAGATCACAGAGTCCCTCAAGTCCATCTAAGTCCCAGTCCCCAGATCCCGTGATGTTATCGTCAAAAACGAAGTGctgcataaaaaaacaacaacattgtatTAACTCGTTGCACGCATGAACAGCACGTTGTGATCATTTCCCCGTTCAAATTggcaaataatacaaatttaaagacaagaaaacaacagaaaaagaaagaacaaatcagaaaaaaaaagttctttaaaaaaagacactATGCAACGCATGTGACAGCCAGAGTAGCCTACGGGTTGCACGACAATGTAAACTATAGATAACATACAAAACATGTTAATATCAATTAAATCAAGCAACAGTAATGCAAAGCGTTTTATATTGTTGTTAAATCAGCTTACCACAAGCTCCATGTTGTTCAAACAGATGAGCGCCAAAACACGAAAAATATCCACACACTTCAATCAACGAAACTCCAACAGCAGTTACAGCAGCATTTTAAATAGTCCTCCGAATACACTAGATACGCCCCTTAAACAGGGCGGGGTCATGAGCTAGGCGTCGCTCAGCAGGGCAGCCCTATTATCTTCACAGATCAGAAAGTGAAAAGTAGCGTACTGCCTCTCATGATTATTGCCACAGATttaatatctgtttgtttgtctcGTGCAGCTTGTGCATTAAACTTTTCCGATTATCAATGGACACTGTTTACataagaacagacagacagacagacagacagacatagacagacagacagatagatagatagatagatagatcgtagaaatattcacaatatagcactgcATTTATTGCCTAATCAATTTTAGTAACATATTACTTCATGATAAATAATTAAGAACACAAATTTTCattgaaatattatttaataagcaaATTAATCAATAACAATCCTTCCACTTGAAGATATAGTCCCTGACAATAAACATAAAAGAGTATTATGGGTGCTGTGCAGTGCTAAACAGAGTAACTACAGGTGTTTCACGACATATCTGTTAAAGCTGCAGTGCATAACTTTttatgtgttaaaatactttctcctatcccattttaatatgcagagacaaccataagtaagccattcgtaggtcatttttttctggaaaactgtACTCTATGGTGTGTACTAACACTGTGTCTCTATGGTGCTataaaaaattcctctgtttgtttaaaCGGACCATGAAGCCCCACACAgtttttacatgcacaccaatacgctgattactctctaaaatcagcttgtTTAAAACAAAACTGTCAAGGCAAGAAATTCGCGTTTAcataacatttgaaataattgcgTTATTCTATGCACTTGACGTCAAACAGCAAAGAGGCATGTGCTCAACACATGCTTTTCTGttggatgagccggtaagaacgGCAGTTAAGGTTTTTACATGCCACGCAAAatcggcgtaatgggcaaaaatgtaccCGTGTCAACTGGTTTATTCTTaagctgtttatgaccttacaccgataaaggaacccTGTTTATTGCACCCTGTTAAACATGCTCATTGATTTAACTAATGGAGTTGGGGGtgtttgaccaacagcagatGGGAGCTTGAgttggaaagctgtttgaaaacaacccCTGCATCTGAAAATTTATGTTTATTTGATTAAGGATGCACTTCTCAGCCTGTGAGGTGAACAGGTGAGCAGTATATCTCAGAATCTGAATAGATTCTTCATCATACCCTTACAAAAAGTTCTTGCCACAAACTTCCCACTCataatttgcagcaagtttgcagcaagtttgcttaCCTCTCAAATTATACACCATAGGTATGCATCATGACATACTTCATCCGAATATATTATGTTATAACAAAAACCTAGAAAATAATCAacgctggttttgttaaacaagcaccatttaagcacaacgAACAACTTTTTTGGTATATAtaacacttacagttgagaagagccattTGACTCACGGTTCAGTTCCAAAGTGATTATGGAATCGTAAAATGTCCACTTGATCTGCTCTTCAGAATCTCACCAGAAATAGGATGGTCATCCGCGTGTTTCACGCTTACTGTTTTGTGAATACTGAAGATTCAGACATATTACTCCATTGGCATAATTCCATTTGGTTGCGCTAT is drawn from Myxocyprinus asiaticus isolate MX2 ecotype Aquarium Trade chromosome 11, UBuf_Myxa_2, whole genome shotgun sequence and contains these coding sequences:
- the LOC127447881 gene encoding C-X-C chemokine receptor type 4-like gives rise to the protein MELVHFVFDDNITGSGDWDLDGLEGLCDLADSDDFQRIFLPTIYGIIFVLGIVGNGLVVLVMGYQKKSKNMTDKYRLHLSIADLLFVLTLPFWAVDAASGWHFGGFLCVTVNMIYTLNLYSSVLILAFISLDRYLAVVRATNSQWLRKLLAGRVIYLGVWLPATLLTVPDLVFAKVRNTGENTICELNYPQQANVVWKTVFRFQHLIIGFLLPGLVILTCYCILISKLSKNSRGQALKKKALKTTVILILCFYICWLPYCVGILVDTLMMLNVVSHSCFLEQGVQKWIFITEALAYFHCCLNPILYAFLGVKFRKFARSSVRIGSRSSHKMLTMKRGPISSVSTESESSSVLSS